TCCCGGCTCTGGTCCACGGCCGTGATGCCGTGGACTACGGCGCGTACACCGGCATCGTGGACGCGCTGCTCGGCACGGGCGCGGCGGGAGCGCCCCGCGGCACTTACGCCGCGCTGATCCAGGCCGCCAATGACAGCGGCCTGCCGATTGTGTCCGCGGATATTCCGAGCGGACTGGACGCCGATACCGGCGCGCGGCACGAGCCGTGCATCTCGGCCGCGGTGACGGTATGCCTCGCATTCCTGAAGCGAGGCTTGGTGCAGTACCCCGGCGCCGAGGCGGCCGGCCGGGTGGTGGTCCGCGCCATCGGCATCCCGGCATCGCTGTGCCGGGAGCAGGGCGTCAGCACGCATCTGCTCACCCCGCATGTCCTTCGGACCGAGCTGGGTGTGGACGTGGCCTGCTACCGCTCGCCAGATGGACATAAGGGCACCTACGGTCACGTGCTGACCGTAGGGGGCAGCCGCACGATGAGCGGCGCAGGCCTGCTCGCTTCCCGGGCAGCACTTCGTGCGGGCTGCGGCCTGGTGACCTGGGCGCTCCCTGCAAGCCTGGTGCTGCCGCTGAGCGGAGCCGCGCCCGAGGTGATGCTTGCCCCCGCCACAGGCGAGGAGAGCGGCGGCTACTGGGATGAAGCCTCCGCGGAGCAGGTGCTGGAGCTCGCCAAAACCCGCGATGTGCTGGCCGTAGGTCCGGGACTTGGCCGTTTTGAAGGAGATGCCAGATGGCTCCGCCGTTTGTGGGAAGAATGGGAAGGACCGCTGGTGGTGGATGCCGATGCGCTGAATATGCTGTCCGCGGCCGGTGATTTCGGCACTTGGAAGCCGCGCGGTGCGGCAACCGTGCTGACCCCGCATCCGGGGGAGATGTCCCGGCTGCTGGGCATCCCGACCGCCGAGCTGCAGCGGGACCGGATCGGTGTTGCCGCATCGTTCGCGACCGGGCACGGGGTTACCCTCGTGCTCAAGGGGGCACATACCGTCGTGGCTTCGCCGGACGGACAAGCCTACATCAACACAACCGGCACCTCCGGCATGGCGACCGGAGGCACCGGGGACGTGCTGACCGGCATCATTGCCAGCCTGCTGGCGCAAGGATATGCCGGTCCGTCTGCAGCCGCGCTTGGCGTGTGGCTGCACGGCCGTGCCGGCGAGCGGGCCGCGCGGCACCGGGGACATCCCGCCTCGGTCATCGCCGGGGATGTCATCGAAGCACTTTGACGCGAAGAGAAAGGCCCTCATTGCGAGAGCACTGCAAAACGAAAACAGTTATTGTAAAACACAATCCAGTGCCGCGAAGGGTGCTGGGTTTGTTTATATTGGAGAAAAAGTGAGATGAGTCGTGTTGCTTCAGCAAGCCAGACAATTTACCGCATCGTTCCATTGGGGCAAAATAGCAAGGTCTATTCTGTTTCATAGGTATCATTGTTCTCTCGAATCACTTCCATAAACTCCAAGACAATCGTTGACATGGCATCCTCTTGGGACATGTAGATATATTGACTGATTCTCATGATATCGTCTTTGTATAAATCAATGAGCTGCAGGATGGCTTGAACATCGTTCCGCTTTGCAGCTTGCAGCAAGGTTATGAATTCGCGATCTGAGATAACTTTTGAATCATTTTTCTTTTCCATCGGTTCACCGCCTGTTGAGAGATATGGAGCTGCTTGGCGACTTCCACTTCCGTGAGGTCTTCGATGAAGAGTTTATATATAATGGTTCTCCCTTGCGGGGGCAATGAATCCAATAATTGACCAATCCAAATACGATCATCGGATCTAGCATGAAATGAGCCTGTCTGCACGATGCTAAAATCAGGGTAGGGGAGCGGGGGGAATGTTCTTTATAAGGACAGCAGAAAAAGGACAGCTCCTATAAAAACCGAGCTGTCCTCTTCTATCTCATGCTATTGGAGTGTAACCTCAGGATTGAGTGTGATCTCAAAGGCGCGCCACCAGATGAAATCAGGATTGTCATAAGCGAGCGAAGCAGTAAACCTATATTTTTTTCAAACCCGTCCTCCAAATCAACAAAAAAGGAGATCAAAGAAGTTCGAAGAATCATTATAAGTAGGGGAGAGAGCTTGAGTAGTGAATGAGGAGACCACAGGAAAGGTTCCCAGCGTTCACGGCTAAGTCTGTATCGATTCCAACAACAGCTACGAGGTGAATAAAGAATGGATAAACAAGCAGCGGATATTGCTGCCAATGAAATGCCTGAAGGAACCCAGATTATCTATGGCGAATTTGCTGAACGGGGGGCTATTATTCCTGTTCGTATCGTCCTGATGTAGTTTATGCGAAATACGGTGATGCAGAGAGAAGGCTCCAGATCATTGTTCCGCATCGGGCTGGGAGTCAATTTCCCTTAGTGATTTTCGTTCAAGGCTCGGCTTGGAGAAAACAAGACACCTATGCGATGATTCCAAATCTCTGTCAAATCGCAGCAAAGGGTTATGTGGTCGCAAGTGTGGAGATCAGGGAATCCGACATCGCACCGTTCCCGGCAGCGCTTGAAGATGTGAAGTGTGCAATTCGGTTTATGCGCAAGAATGCTGCAGAATATGGTGTTGATCCGAACCTTGTCGCGGTATGGGGGGATTCATCGGGCGGGCATCTGGCCTTAATGACAGGACTTACCATAGGCGAATATAATAACGGCCTTTATAGCGAACAGTCGGATGAGGTCAGCGCAGTCATCGATTATTATGGGGTATCCGACCTGCTTACGTTAGGCAAATATAATGATATTCTTGACCATGATGCAGCCGATTCTCCGGAAGGTTTGTTCATTGGAGGAAGGATACCGGATCATGTGGAGCAGGCGAAGAAGGCTAGCCCTCTCCATCAGGATTTGGATAAGAAGCTTCCGCCGTTCCTCATCATCCATGGTGACAGCGATAACGTGGTCCATGTGAACCAGAGCATAGAGATGTATAAGGCGCTTAAGGAACACGGACAGAAGGTGTTGTTCTACAAGGTTGTAGGCGGGGACCATGGGGGAGGTGTATGGAGTCCGCAGGTGCTTGATATAACGGAGAGGTTTTTGTCTGCCCACTCATATCGACCAAATCATCGATAATCCGCAATAGTTTACCCGCCAATCGGCTTATAACGAACCACCTAGTAAAGGACCTCGAATCCCACGATTGGGGGATAGAGGTCCTTTAATGATCAGCCCAAATTCAACTCCTGGTGGGGGAATTACTGATTTCTTCTTTTCTCTAAATTCTGCATGAAGGCTTCTTCATTCTCAAACAATCCGACGCCCATAAGATAGGAGATCATACGCGGTAAGTCCGTGTTATCGATCAGGCCAACGAATTCGTTGGCACCTTTGCCGTAAGCGTATAACGGCAGTTCTTCCCCGGTATGGTTCCGGGAGCCCCAACTGATCAATGCGTGTCCGGATAACACCGTACCGATTTCGTTGATGAGCGTGGTATCGTTATTCCAGTTGACGTTCGCCAAGTCAGCAGCATCTTCTTCAGTCAGCTTGATGCCGGCAATCGGCTCGGCAACTTTTTTCACATCGACCCAATACGCGGTTGTAACCTTGGAATCTTCACCACTTCCATAGGCTACCTGCATCCCAATCAGCTCAGCCATGGATTTCAGATTGAAATACGCCGTGCCGTTCTCCACAAAGAAGTCGGCGTTTTGTTTCTGGGAGGAGGCTGTTACGATCCCCTGAGGCAAGTGTACCTTGAATGTCGAACCTGCAACATCAACATCAACCGTGAGATCGTCGGCATGGTACTCAAGGGTTCCGTCCAGTTGGGCTGCGATTTCCCTGAGCGGCAGGTAGACGTTGTTGTTGACTGAGCGAGCGGAACTTCCAACATCTGTAGTGATTGCTCGGGATTTCAGTTCGGCGCCGATGGTGTTCGAGCTGCCGGTGGCATTTTTCAAGACGGCGATGTTCTCCTTATAGCCGCCGGGTGTATTGCCGATGTTCATACCGCCTGTTTCGTGGTCTCCAACGATAACAACCAGCGTGTCCGAGTTGTTTCTGGCATATTCAAGCGCGACGTCCACCGCTTCTTCAAACGCCAGCATATCCGAAATCATGGCGATAGGGTCGTGGGCATGGCCGGCCCAATCAATCTGGCTGCCCTCTACCATAAGGAAGAATCCCTTGTCGTTCTTGCTAAGTGTATCCACTGCCAGCTTGGTCATTTCAGCCAAGCTTGGGACATTTTGTTTGTCGCGATCGATTTCATACTTCAGATCGCTCATGGCAAACAGGCCAAGAATTTGATCCCCGTCTACTTGTCCAATTTCGCTGCGATTCGTAATGTACTCATAACCCGCAGATTTTGCTTCCTCTACCAGATTGCGTTCCGGCTGTTTGCCTCCTTCCGACTCAGGCAAGAACATATCACGGCCACCGCCGAGAATGACATCGACATTATTGATATATTCAGTAGCCAGTGCTACTTCATTGCCGCGACTTGGGTCGTGAGCAGTGAAAACCGCCGGAGTTGCATGCGTAATCCGAGATGTAGCGACCAATCCAGTAGACTTGCCGCTCTCTCGAGCTGCGTCGAGAATCGAATCCGGTTTCACACCGTCCGGCGTAACCGAAATAACACCATTATCCGTTTTGTATCCGGTTGCCATCGCTGTACCTGCGGCGGCGGAATCCGTAACATTGGTATCAGCAGAGGCGGTCTTCATTAATCCTTTCACATAGCGTTCAAAGGACAGTTCTTCGCCCTTGTAAATCCGTGTTGCCGTCAAATAGCTAATACCCATGCCGTCGGGAATCAGCAAAATGACGTTTTTGGCGCTGCCCTTCTCCTCCGCACTGACAACGCTTACTAAACTGCTCCAAATGAGCATAAATGCGATAATCGCTTTTGCCGTCCTGCTGTAGAATTTTGAAGACATAATCTAACCTCCTACAATTGGGATAGTTTTACTATAGTATGATTCTATTAACAGGTTGTTTGAGGAAAGTTAAGGCAATGTTAATTAGTTGTTTTAGAGGTATGCAAGCGGATGCGGGAAGGGGATTATTCAAGCAGGAGAGTGGAAAACTGCAGTTCTGATGGATGCATATCTATACTTTTTTCGCACTCGCATAGTCATTAAAGGTATAATTTCATTCTTTACAAACTGACGGAGGTCAGATAGTATGTTTCCATACTATAATTTTGGAGGTTCATATGGAAACGAAAGTGATAGAAGTCAGAAGGGCTGCTTTATGGGGGAGATCCTTTATTTTTATTATGGCTGCCAATGCCCTTCTGTTTATGGTGTTTGAAATGATGCTTCCGACATTACCACTGTTTGTCTCGCATCTTGGCGGAGGGGCTTCGGAAATAGGGATGGTAACGGGGGTGTTCATGTTCTCGGCGATCTTAATTCGTCCATTTACTGCGAAACTGGCAGCGCGTATGGATAAAAAGTATCTGCTGTTGATCGGCATCGCAATATGTGCGGCAATGACAGGTCTATACTACCTTGCGTCAGGTACAGCGATGATTTTGGTCCTCCGGGTTATCCATGGGTTTGGGTTTGGAATAGCGACCACGTACTTCGCTACCTTAGCGACAGAGAACATTCCAGTGGAACGCCGCGGGGAAGGAATGGGCTATTTTGGGGTAGGGGAGACCGTGGCGGTCTCGGTCGGACCTTTAATCGGGATGAGTGTGTTGACTCAATATGATTTTCACGGCCTCTTTTTCGGAGGTATGTTTATTTTGCTCCTGGCACTGCTGATGGCTGTGTTCGTCTCCCGGAAGCCACATACTGGCACTGTGGAAGACCATCCGGAAGTTCCTTTTAAGCTGATTGAAAAAAGAGTACTCTTTCCTTCACTGCTCATCATGCTGATAGGGGTTGCGGCAGGCTCAATCATGTCGTTCATCGCGCTATACGCTGCCGAAAAAGGATTTGATAAGATAGCCTGGTTCTTCTTTATCGTTGCTTTGGCCAGCTTCGCGGTTCGTCTTGTATCCGGAAAAATGTTCGACCGTCTCGGTCCAGGCTCCGTGCTTGTGCCCTCAGCTGTATTTATGGGTGTAGGCATCTGGTTGCTTACACAATCCGGAAGCGAAGCGTGGTTTCTCGTGTCGGCGGCCGTCTACGGACTAGGCTTCGGTGCTGTTTTCCCAGCGATTCAGACCTGGTGCATCAATCTGGTGGATGAACATGAGCATGAGAATGCGATGGCTTCCTTCTTCAACTTTTTTGACCTTGGCATAGGTGGAGGAGCGATGATTCTGGGTTTGGTTGCTTCAGCATTCTCCTATGAAGTAGTGTATGATATAGCTATAGTCATCATGGTCTTATACTTGCTGCTGTATATTGGTTATGCGAGGAAGAAGAGAAACGGATAAGTGAATGCATCGTGTCGGAGGTAAAAGCAGTTGAGTAAAGACAAAATTAAGGAAATTGCGATTCAACACTTTAATCGTTATGGGTACGAGGGGACCCGGATGGCAAAAATCGCCGAAGAGGCAGGGATCCGCAAGCAGTCGCTTTCTTATCATTATTCGAGCAAAAAGGAGCTGCTGCTGGAACTGTATGAGGAAGCGGTGCAAAGTGAAATCGAATTTGTACGCCATTATTTTCACCGTGTCGGTGAATCGCCCTGGGAAGACAGATTGTATAACTTCCTGGTGGAGCATAAGAACCGCTTCTTGATGCATCCTAACGTAAACTTAATGTTTGTGTTTTCATTTATCCCGCCGCTTGAAGTGAATGACTATGTCTTATCTCAATACAGACATTATCTTGCCGTGCTAAAAGGGGAGCTGACCGCTTTATTTGAGGAGGCTGGACACACATCACCGGAGGAATGTTCGGTAGCCTATGTTACCCTATTGGACGGACTTGATGTGCAGCTGGTCTATGAGACACATCAATCTTACGAGCGCACGATGACGATTGCCTGGAGAGTATTTCTTGCCGGAATCCGGCATGCTTAAGCTAGATTTGGGCGGAAACAATGTTCTCCACTTCGAACGCCAACGAGAATATCTCAAATTTCTCTCCATCCCATTGCTCTCATTTTAGAGATCCGAGGACGGGCACTTACGTGCCTTTTTTTTTGTGTTCACCGATCTGTACAAGAGGTTAAGATTTCTAAAATTGCGCTGGGACGGAACCGTCTGCGGCAGGCGAGGGCGCCGGCGGTGATAGCGGAGGGGTCACTCTGGAATTTCTGTATTGGGGAGATGATGCCCAAAAGCAACTGGTAGAAGCTGCGATAGCCCAATATACAGCAGATACGGGCGTCAAAGTCAATGCCCAGGTGCTGCCAGCGGACGGATCGCTGGATACCTTTATCCAGACACGTCTGGCATCCGGGGAGCTGCCTGACATCAGCTACATGGGCGAAGGAGACATTCAGAAATATTACGAAATGGGCATTTTGGCCGAGATCGGGGATCTGCTCGACAGCGGAGCCATCCCGCAGAAGCTTGATGCCATTACGATCCATTCTCCAGATCAAAAGGTGATCGGCGTTGGGCTGTCCAACCAGATGGAGCTGCTCTTCTACAGCAAGTCCAAATTCGATGCCGCCGGCATTCCTTATCCTCCAACCAAGGTGGAAGATGCCTGGGACTGGGATACCTTCGTGAACTATGCCAAGGCATTGACTACCGATACGAGTGGCAAAACGGCGGCAGATCCCGGCTTTGAAGCTGCCAAAACGCAAGATTACGGGCTTGGCTTTACCGCAGGCCGCGAATTCCATCATTTCTGGGCGGCGAACGCAGCCGGCAGCGGCGTTGTCTCTGCGGACGGCCAGCAGTTCTTATGGGATTCCCCGGAATCGATTGAGGGCATTCAGAAGCTAGCGGATCTGGTCAATAAAGACAAGGTGACCTCCAGCTTCTCCTATACGTGGAACTCGGGTATCGGTTCGGCGGTAGATGCGCTCAGCGGCGGTTATGCCATGGTGATCAGCGGTTCTTGGGACCTCGCCAATATCAAGGGGAACGAAGATATCGGCGTTGGAGTGCTGCCGAAAATAAAGCAGGCCGTGACGATGAATTGCGGAGCACCGCTCGTTGTGTACAACACATCCGAGCATATTGAAGAAGCCAAGAAATTCTATGCCTATATGGTCAACCCGGAGAACAGCTTGAGCCTGCTGAAGTCCGGCGCCTGGCTGCCCAATCAGGCGGATTGGTACACCGATCCCGAGCTGATCGACAAGTGGACGGCGGATCTGCCTGTCAGCGCCAAAGAAACGATATTGAGCTACTCCACGACCAAGGATGCCATCGTACAATGGCCGGCCTATTATGTTCCCGCTTATCTCCGAATGAACACGGAATACGAGAAGAACATCGATCAGGCCCTATTCGGTGAGAAATCGGTCCAGGAAGTGTACGATTCCGTCATGCCGACCATCAAAACCATGTGGAGAGCGGAAAAGTGTCTGAATAGCCGACAAAATGACGATTACAGGAAAGGGCTATGAACATGGAGATCGAACGCAAAACTTCGGCCCCGCCAGCTTCCATAAATTCCTTCACAAATCGACGAACTGCTCTAACGGTCGATCACCGGTAATAAAAGGGATGTAAGCATGAATTTCGAAAGCGCATAAGATCAATGCAAGATGCTAAAGCAGTGGCGACTTAAGATGTAAAAATGTAGGAGTTTCCCATGCCCGGTAGAGACGGAAGCTTACAGCGGATGGGCGCAGCTGTTCGTTACGATCAAGATGCTCAATTGAAAATGGTAAAGGACTCATTCTAAAACAGCTGGCGGTGCCATCTAGCTGGACCCTGCCAAGACCTCGCCTTACGAGTTCTAACAGTTCTGGCTGAATACCGGTGATCGTGACGTTATCAAATACCTGAAATATTTCACCTTCTTGTCCAAGGAAGAGATTGAAGAGCTGGCAGTTAAGGTAGAGACAGATTCAGGCAAGCGCGAAGCGCAAAAGATACTGGCTGAAGAAATGACCAAGTACGTCCATGAGGAAGAAGCGCTGGCACAAGCGCTTAAAATCTCTCAAGCCTTGTTCAGCGGAGATATTAAATCTCTAACAGCGGATGAAATCGAGCAGGGCTTCAAAGAAATGCCTACATTCGAATCAACGAAGGAAGCTAAAAATATCGTGGATTGGCTGATAGATCTGGGTATCGAGCCAACCAAGGGCCAGGCAAGAGAAGACATCAACAATGGTGCGATCTCCATGAATGGTTAAAAGGTCACCGATCTAAATACAGAAGTGAGTGCAGATACCTCCTTCGACGGCCGCTTCGCCATCATCCGTAAAGGGAAGAAGAAATACAGCCTTGTAAGATTGGTGGACTAGGTTCATTTCATTTTGATGAATATGCACCCCTTAGGAAGACAGGAGAATCTACAGTCTACCTAGGGGGTGTTTTATCCTTCTGCTGGTATCAGTAACAATCAGTGGAAAAAATCAGGTACTGCATTCGTCTGTGGATTGGTAGAAGAGGGGGGCCAAGTAGGAAGAGCAGCCCTGTTTCTCGTAAAAGGGGATATGATCATCATAGGGCTGTCCTAACTAGTCAAGAAATGGCTAATTGGAACAGCCTTTTTTGTTGAGAGCTGAGTATCAAATAGATTATTAGTTTAGCTGTAAAGCGTATTCACTGCATTTATAGAGAAAAAATAAATATAACACCAAAAATTGTAAATGTAAATGATAGATTACACATAAAATAGAATTATTATGTATTATTATGTATTTAAAGGTTGAATATGGTTAACGGAGCTGATGGCTATGAAAGTACATATTTTTGTTACAAATGATTGTAATTTGAGCTGCGATTACTGTTATGTATCTGGACTAAGAGAGAAACTGTATTTCGGTTCAGAGCTTGTTAATTCGTTGATCACTTTCATTAATAACGTGTTAGAACTTAATAAATCTGAGAGTGTAACCCTGAATTTTTTTGGGGGAGAACCTTTACTTAATAAGCGTGTGATAGAAGACATTATTAAAGCATCAAACAAAATAAAAGTAAAAACATATTTTATGATGACAACAAACGGAACATTATTGACGAAAAGTAACATAGATTTTCTTGTAAAACATAATTTTATTTTATCAGTTAGCATTGATGGTACACCAGAGGTTCACAATCGATACAGAACTTATTCTAATGGAGAACCTTCTTGGGAGAAAATAGCACCTAATTTAGAGTATTTATTAGAGAAGCTCCCTCATGTGACTGCGCGAATAACTTATAATACTGAAAGTGTCTCTAAGCTTTATCCCAGTGTTGTATTTGTATCTGAACTAGGTTTTCAAGAAATTAAACCCATACCTGATTTTTTTGATGAAAAATGGGATGAGGAGCATTTTTTAATACTTAGAGAACAATTTAAGTATCTTGAAAGCTTCTCACAGAATAATAAAAATATCCATCTTTCCGTTTTGGATAGAACTTTAAAAATACAAGGAGATTGT
This Paenibacillus sp. JZ16 DNA region includes the following protein-coding sequences:
- a CDS encoding alpha/beta hydrolase, whose amino-acid sequence is MIFVQGSAWRKQDTYAMIPNLCQIAAKGYVVASVEIRESDIAPFPAALEDVKCAIRFMRKNAAEYGVDPNLVAVWGDSSGGHLALMTGLTIGEYNNGLYSEQSDEVSAVIDYYGVSDLLTLGKYNDILDHDAADSPEGLFIGGRIPDHVEQAKKASPLHQDLDKKLPPFLIIHGDSDNVVHVNQSIEMYKALKEHGQKVLFYKVVGGDHGGGVWSPQVLDITERFLSAHSYRPNHR
- a CDS encoding extracellular solute-binding protein, which encodes MVEAAIAQYTADTGVKVNAQVLPADGSLDTFIQTRLASGELPDISYMGEGDIQKYYEMGILAEIGDLLDSGAIPQKLDAITIHSPDQKVIGVGLSNQMELLFYSKSKFDAAGIPYPPTKVEDAWDWDTFVNYAKALTTDTSGKTAADPGFEAAKTQDYGLGFTAGREFHHFWAANAAGSGVVSADGQQFLWDSPESIEGIQKLADLVNKDKVTSSFSYTWNSGIGSAVDALSGGYAMVISGSWDLANIKGNEDIGVGVLPKIKQAVTMNCGAPLVVYNTSEHIEEAKKFYAYMVNPENSLSLLKSGAWLPNQADWYTDPELIDKWTADLPVSAKETILSYSTTKDAIVQWPAYYVPAYLRMNTEYEKNIDQALFGEKSVQEVYDSVMPTIKTMWRAEKCLNSRQNDDYRKGL
- a CDS encoding alkaline phosphatase, which codes for MSSKFYSRTAKAIIAFMLIWSSLVSVVSAEEKGSAKNVILLIPDGMGISYLTATRIYKGEELSFERYVKGLMKTASADTNVTDSAAAGTAMATGYKTDNGVISVTPDGVKPDSILDAARESGKSTGLVATSRITHATPAVFTAHDPSRGNEVALATEYINNVDVILGGGRDMFLPESEGGKQPERNLVEEAKSAGYEYITNRSEIGQVDGDQILGLFAMSDLKYEIDRDKQNVPSLAEMTKLAVDTLSKNDKGFFLMVEGSQIDWAGHAHDPIAMISDMLAFEEAVDVALEYARNNSDTLVVIVGDHETGGMNIGNTPGGYKENIAVLKNATGSSNTIGAELKSRAITTDVGSSARSVNNNVYLPLREIAAQLDGTLEYHADDLTVDVDVAGSTFKVHLPQGIVTASSQKQNADFFVENGTAYFNLKSMAELIGMQVAYGSGEDSKVTTAYWVDVKKVAEPIAGIKLTEEDAADLANVNWNNDTTLINEIGTVLSGHALISWGSRNHTGEELPLYAYGKGANEFVGLIDNTDLPRMISYLMGVGLFENEEAFMQNLEKRRNQ
- a CDS encoding TetR/AcrR family transcriptional regulator is translated as MSKDKIKEIAIQHFNRYGYEGTRMAKIAEEAGIRKQSLSYHYSSKKELLLELYEEAVQSEIEFVRHYFHRVGESPWEDRLYNFLVEHKNRFLMHPNVNLMFVFSFIPPLEVNDYVLSQYRHYLAVLKGELTALFEEAGHTSPEECSVAYVTLLDGLDVQLVYETHQSYERTMTIAWRVFLAGIRHA
- a CDS encoding radical SAM/SPASM domain-containing protein, with amino-acid sequence MKVHIFVTNDCNLSCDYCYVSGLREKLYFGSELVNSLITFINNVLELNKSESVTLNFFGGEPLLNKRVIEDIIKASNKIKVKTYFMMTTNGTLLTKSNIDFLVKHNFILSVSIDGTPEVHNRYRTYSNGEPSWEKIAPNLEYLLEKLPHVTARITYNTESVSKLYPSVVFVSELGFQEIKPIPDFFDEKWDEEHFLILREQFKYLESFSQNNKNIHLSVLDRTLKIQGDCSGGVSSFAVNANGDIYPCNYVVGEEQFCIGNIKDSEKYELHTFPTDHSERFECEGCSYFKSCTSSRCIFVNYKMTGEMCKPSGFFCAYERLECSYAKTK
- a CDS encoding NAD(P)H-hydrate dehydratase, giving the protein MYVVTSEQMRALDNHTIYQIGIPAIALMENAGKAIAEEVLKLCLERDRVSRSDYGGTGTAGKARSFMSEDGRGEQRLFLPEHSAAAEALTAGDDLALEMSRPSPVIDGDARLPTALAAQEHWLILVGKGNNGGDGAVAARHLRDAGIRVTLLYAAEPSALAGEAAVQRDAAAALGIPALVHGRDAVDYGAYTGIVDALLGTGAAGAPRGTYAALIQAANDSGLPIVSADIPSGLDADTGARHEPCISAAVTVCLAFLKRGLVQYPGAEAAGRVVVRAIGIPASLCREQGVSTHLLTPHVLRTELGVDVACYRSPDGHKGTYGHVLTVGGSRTMSGAGLLASRAALRAGCGLVTWALPASLVLPLSGAAPEVMLAPATGEESGGYWDEASAEQVLELAKTRDVLAVGPGLGRFEGDARWLRRLWEEWEGPLVVDADALNMLSAAGDFGTWKPRGAATVLTPHPGEMSRLLGIPTAELQRDRIGVAASFATGHGVTLVLKGAHTVVASPDGQAYINTTGTSGMATGGTGDVLTGIIASLLAQGYAGPSAAALGVWLHGRAGERAARHRGHPASVIAGDVIEAL
- a CDS encoding MFS transporter, producing METKVIEVRRAALWGRSFIFIMAANALLFMVFEMMLPTLPLFVSHLGGGASEIGMVTGVFMFSAILIRPFTAKLAARMDKKYLLLIGIAICAAMTGLYYLASGTAMILVLRVIHGFGFGIATTYFATLATENIPVERRGEGMGYFGVGETVAVSVGPLIGMSVLTQYDFHGLFFGGMFILLLALLMAVFVSRKPHTGTVEDHPEVPFKLIEKRVLFPSLLIMLIGVAAGSIMSFIALYAAEKGFDKIAWFFFIVALASFAVRLVSGKMFDRLGPGSVLVPSAVFMGVGIWLLTQSGSEAWFLVSAAVYGLGFGAVFPAIQTWCINLVDEHEHENAMASFFNFFDLGIGGGAMILGLVASAFSYEVVYDIAIVIMVLYLLLYIGYARKKRNG
- a CDS encoding helix-turn-helix domain-containing protein; this encodes MEKKNDSKVISDREFITLLQAAKRNDVQAILQLIDLYKDDIMRISQYIYMSQEDAMSTIVLEFMEVIRENNDTYETE
- a CDS encoding sigma-70 family RNA polymerase sigma factor — encoded protein: MQTGSFHARSDDRIWIGQLLDSLPPQGRTIIYKLFIEDLTEVEVAKQLHISQQAVNRWKRKMIQKLSQIANS